Proteins from a single region of Sebastes umbrosus isolate fSebUmb1 chromosome 8, fSebUmb1.pri, whole genome shotgun sequence:
- the si:dkey-98f17.3 gene encoding putative claudin-24 has translation MVFLTTKVMQRTAFFVTFGGLVTSLITAFLPFWKTMNSDLNEVENWFSGLWHTCLYTEEVGIQCKAYDSIMGLPMDLQISRVLMSVSIGTGGLALLATFPGMEGVGMCVGQPGLKRQLLILGGVLSWVSGLTTLAPISLVAYTTTVDFWNEGLPDVMPRWEYGEAMFSGWFGGLTLVIGGTLFFVAVCMGDYDQRPPSVPNSPQAKHRTKHYLKTEVL, from the coding sequence ATGGTTTTTCTAACAACTAAAGTGATGCAAAGGACTGCTTTCTTTGTGACGTTTGGGGGTTTGGTCACTTCTCTGATCACCGCCTTCCTTCCATTCTGGAAGACGATGAACTCTGACCTGAACGAAGTGGAGAACTGGTTCTCTGGGCTGTGGCACACCTGCCTCTACACCGAGGAGGTGGGGATTCAGTGCAAGGCCTATGATTCCATCATGGGGCTGCCGATGGATCTGCAGATCTCCAGGGTGCTCATGTCTGTGTCTATAGGCACTGGAGGTTTAGCTCTGCTGGCGACCTTCCCAGGAATGGAGGGGGTCGGGATGTGCGTGGGGCAACCGGGTCTGAAGAGGCAGCTCCTCATCCTCGGCGGGGTGCTGTCCTGGGTGTCAGGGCTCACCACTCTGGCTCCCATCTCTCTTGTCGCTTACACAACTACGGTGGACTTCTGGAACGAGGGCTTACCTGATGTGATGCCCCGCTGGGAGTACGGAGAGGCGATGTTCTCTGGGTGGTTTGGAGGTTTGACTCTGGTCATCGGAGGGACTCTCTTCTTTGTAGCTGTGTGCATGGGGGACTACGACCAGAGGCCACCAAGTGTGCCAAACAGCCCGCAGGCGAAGCACAGGACAAAGCACTACCTGAAGACAGAGGTTTTATAG